The Mercurialis annua linkage group LG8, ddMerAnnu1.2, whole genome shotgun sequence genome window below encodes:
- the LOC126660441 gene encoding dirigent protein 24-like, protein MAKTVFAAIFYLLFLCANSARILDEVVPQDPFVVGPPAATSTLPSPVATFPSGQFPAIPTVDEADSPVVSATVAAPDDDVEAPETDVAPVVPPVTVGSPIPVPTPIATSPSGPSSTVPTTATVANPTGPQTPIATSPSVATNPTGPQTTGAATSAPILSFFMHDILGGSQPSVRVVTGIIARTDINGIPFSVPNNNFFPLQGGTPVPNLNNINNLINPTTAPLITGLNPGQANTVLQNSANNNNVVNGNNQPFVTAGQLPAGSIQKLMFGSITVIDDELTEEHELGSPVIGKAQGFYLASSLDGTSHTMAFTVIMHGGDNNNHHGNVIEDTISFFGVHRTASHESQIAVIGGTGKYENAKGYSVVETIPDVNQHTTDGVDTVMHFTVYLSE, encoded by the coding sequence ATGGCAAAAACCGTGTTTGCAGCCATATTCTATCTTCTCTTCTTATGTGCCAACTCGGCAAGAATCCTCGATGAGGTGGTACCGCAGGATCCGTTCGTTGTGGGCCCACCTGCTGCCACATCGACTTTACCTTCTCCCGTTGCTACTTTTCCAAGTGGCCAATTTCCTGCCATTCCGACCGTAGACGAAGCTGACTCACCTGTTGTTTCTGCCACGGTGGCAGCACCGGATGATGATGTGGAAGCACCGGAAACTGACGTGGCACCTGTAGTTCCTCCTGTTACAGTAGGATCACCAATTCCTGTTCCAACTCCAATCGCCACATCACCAAGCGGGCCATCGTCCACCGTCCCTACAACTGCCACAGTGGCAAATCCAACAGGCCCACAAACTCCAATCGCCACATCACCAAGCGTCGCGACAAATCCAACCGGCCCGCAAACCACAGGCGCCGCCACATCAGCTCCAATATTATCTTTCTTCATGCACGACATCCTCGGCGGATCTCAACCGTCCGTCAGAGTAGTCACCGGAATAATCGCCCGAACCGACATCAACGGAATCCCATTCTCAGTGCCCAACAACAACTTCTTCCCACTCCAAGGAGGAACGCCAGTCCCAAATCTCAACAACATCAACAACCTCATAAACCCAACCACCGCTCCACTAATCACCGGCCTAAATCCCGGCCAAGCCAACACAGTTCTCCAAAACAGCGCCAACAACAACAACGTCGTCAACGGAAACAACCAACCATTCGTCACAGCCGGCCAACTCCCAGCCGGGTCAATCCAAAAACTCATGTTCGGGTCCATCACAGTCATCGACGACGAGTTAACAGAAGAACACGAGTTAGGCTCACCTGTAATAGGTAAGGCACAAGGGTTTTACCTAGCCAGCTCATTGGACGGCACCAGTCATACGATGGCGTTTACAGTTATCATGCACGGCGGAGATAACAATAACCACCATGGTAATGTTATTGAAGATACGATCAGCTTCTTCGGAGTGCACAGAACGGCGTCGCATGAGTCGCAGATTGCGGTGATCGGCGGTACCGGAAAATATGAGAATGCTAAAGGGTACTCGGTTGTTGAGACTATTCCTGACGTGAATCAACATACTACTGATGGTGTTGATACTGTCATGCATTTTACTGTTTATTTGTCTGAGTAA